aaaaatgaacaaaatcccAATGATCAagcaagcaaaagaaaaatcagcTTTTTACTACTTGTCTATTATAATTTCACACTAAGCCCACATTTTTTATTTGTTGGGGGTTGccccaaatatttttaaactagGAAAGTGCTGAGATAAACATTTAATTTGCAGCTTGATCATTGGAACAGTAATACACCTACCAATATTTTCCCCATACCTCGCAGCATTTATTATGCTATGTCATTAAACTAGAAAATGTTCTAGGTAAAATGAAAATCCCACCATTTAACCCTCAGTTGGTTGGTTATCTCACCATACAACTAATAGTTCAAACAGAGGAACTAGTTCTATTCCTACTTATCTAGTGCCAGACAAATTTAAAGAGCTAGTCTCCAAGGAAAAGTGAGAAACTGACAGACCACAGTAAATCAGTCATGTCACTTTCTTAATTATGGAAATTATATACTGCCTACCCAGTTCACAGAATTTCTCCTACAATTTTACCAATAATTTTAAGGAAACTTATTAAAGTGACAAGATCATCTCAACTGTTCCAATTTAAATAATGCATACCACCATGGACCACAGAAGCAGTTAGGCACAAGAAAGTGTTTTCCAGAAGTTTAATCATATTTTAATGGATGCATCAAAACCATTAGAAGTATCAACTTCTGCACCACACACATAAGCCACTTGTAACTACAAGTAATGTTTAATTAAGATGGTAAGATGTGATACTCAAGTGTTAAGGCCTTTTAGAATTAACTTCTAAGTATAACTGCAGAGAAATGTTACCATTTTGATAAAGTAATTAAGAAAGTTCCTGATCCATAGATTTCAAAAGGCATAATTTTGTTGTAAAATATTggtctcatatataaaatagaaattcacaaCTCCACACAAGAGAAGGCCATACAAGTCAATGAAAGAGACCACACATGTAAGTCAGAGAAATCATTACAACTTACAAAAAATCTACTTTTCCAATAAGTCATAACTATATGCACTTCAATTAACTTAGTTTTAGAAATTCTTTCCTGCCCATCTATGGAtgccaaaaaaaattttcatcaatTGCTATCCTTTTGTACAGTTACAAGCATCTAAGGGAATTTCACAACGAAGTATAAGATCCCTCTGAGGGCAGGAGCTCTTATTAGTTCCCAGCTGGGTTACCACACCAAGACTAGTGATCTTGAATATGTAACACACGAGGGAAAATTCTTACCAAAAGAGTAGAATAGTAGCTGAAACTCATTGGTTCAAGATGTCTGACAACTTTTAGtttgaaaatgtttataatgCTGAGCATCTTTCAAAGAAATGATTTTCACTGTTTAAACAGACAGGTTTCCTTGCATCAAAAAAgtcaaatacttaataaaatgctatttGAAATCAATTCACCCTAAATAAATTCACCATATGGACTAAAGCTTTTGTGCTTTAGGACTAAGACTTGTAACATATTAACAAATTCAAGTCATTTTTATAGTAATAAAATATTTGAGTTTAAATTATGTTTCATAAAGAATGTGAAAACATTTTTACAAAGTATTAaatcatctcttcttccttcaccCTCATATAAAAATTTATAAGCAGTGAAGTAATTTGGCTCTTAGAAATATCATAATGGTATTAGTTAACACCACATGGAAAAGTTTAAGTACATTACAGCTAAACTTCCATAATTATGCTCagttctttaaggaaaaaaaatcacacctgtaactataaaattaaatgaaaataaaaacaaaagagaattatCAAATACCAGAATATCTATTAACAAGATACttaaaacaaaaatctctttaaaaagtcttatttgtacaaataaaaagCATAAGTCAGTTTTTACATTAAGCTTTAATTTCCCATGACAACGTGATAATATACACAATAATCATAAGCTAGTGACTACATTAGTCACTAGCTGCATCTAGAGTCTGAGATTAAAGACTAATGTAGATTTAAGATcacaaaaacaaatgtttattaacctCATAAGCTTCATATTTACATAAAGATGCTCAGCATTACAATTAGTAAAGTTATGTAACCAACTTGCCATTTGCAAACtatcaaacaataaacattttaaccttaggatacaaattttaaaaattagcgAAGCATCAAGTATGTGAGTTTTCAATGTTTTAAGACAAATATAGAAAACACATTTACAGCATGTGGCTAAACTTCTAGAAGCTTGCACCTGGTAAAGCTTTTGAGGTCCATGACTAGAGTACTAAAGAATCCTAAATTACACATGTCTGGCACTAGAGTCTATATATAATTGAGCAGCAGTAGGGAAGGTGTGTCAAATTCATATATTCAATTTCTAAAGTCACCTGCAAATATTGAAACCAAGGGAAGAATGCACTAAAAAGTGTTTATACTCATTATGTAATGGTGTAATCATACTCTGCATTATGTCTAATAAACAGTAAATGAGTTAATAAAAGTACAAGTTTATGTCTATTGCTCAGAAATAGGCAATTTCACCATGCAGCTAAGGAGTGACCTACAATTCAAACACAAAATTGGAGAGTATTATCAAAACTTTGCCAGTAACTATGCATTTTATTATATGTGGACATCTACTGTGGCATGCATCTGTACAAACCTTTCAGGCAGTGGTCCACAGCTGGTCATGAATAAAAAGGcatcaatttttctttcattttattacaATTAAGTTTAACAGTACAGAAAAGTCACACGACCTTTAGTGGGTCAGTTTTTTTCTTGAACCCTGCAACATGAGGAATTCTAAGTACATTAAATATTGTTACACATTCAGACTTGCAATGTACAGGTACTTGGAAACAGTTACAGCCCTCACCAAGCTATGTTGGGGACATAAAAGTCCAACAGCATATGAAATGCTGCGAAGGCATAACTTTACAAATAGCAACGTAAGGTTACAGAACTTGCCTTTAAGGTGGTATGTTCATGTAATTCCAGCGCCTTCACAATTTAACGAACCATATTTACTATACTTCACTTCTAAAAACCTAGATGAAACATGAAAAAGAAGCCATACAGTATAAATTGCAACATCAGGAAAAGTTCCTGCTTTATTATTCCAAATAAAATTTTCCCGTGTAAAACAAAATGTCCAATAGTTCCTGGTATGTGGGAAGATAATGTTTGTTAGAGTCACAATGAAGCCTTAATTGACGAAAGCTTGGCTATATAAACAGCACAAGATGAGAAAAGGTTTAATCTCCAAACCTATTAGACTGGGTGAAGTAACATCAGTAACGGCCACCTTGCGACATTACAGGAGGTCTCATTCCCATTGGAGGTCGAGGCGGCCCACCTTGATAAGGGGGTACCATTGGAGGTCCCTGCCCATATGGAGGCATAGCCCCAGGAAGGTAACCTGGCATGCCTTGATGATGACCACCATATTGACCTATAAAACACATCCAAAGATATAACATAGGTAAGTAGATCCTTAAAAAACATATTATGCAATGTCACAATTACTTTAAAATCTACAAAAAGGTTATGTTCTATGTTGATAGTGTTCATTAAGtaaaagtttctttaaaaaaatgaaaagtaaagaatACCATGAGGAGGCAATGGGGGTCTCATTCCTTGCTGTTGTGGAGGAATTCCTGGCTGTGGTGGCATCATACCTCCAATTGGTCCAACAGGTGGATTACCCATAGGGGCTTGTCCTGGTCGTGGAAGATTACGCTGATATTTAGGTAATTGCgcccttctctcttcctaagaatggaaataagcaaaatatttttaaaacctcaTACATAGAACTTAGTCAACTTTAAGAAACGTTGGTGATTTCTTAAAAGTTAAATACTCAATGTAGTTAAAATACTCAAAATAAAACACCTACAAACAATCCTGGAACAAGACTGATAAAGTGTCAGCATAATTTTTCAACTTTTTAGGTGAACCATCCAAAATAGATGCTAGTACAACTTATTACAGCTAATGCATGCCTAGTAAGCACAATATTAACTTATTGTCAAACTATCTTTAAATAACTAACCACACTTAAAACATGGCCTTTTTAAATATGCTAAGGTAACAAGAAAGTCAGCagtgtttttaatatttgttttggtGACCTACTGATGCTGACACCTAGTCCAAGATTTATGTAACTAAAATAGtaacaaaaaggggaaaacaagGTATAATTTCAAACCCATTCTAGTATTCAAAATGGGAAATACTGGAGATAAACCCTTgtaatgtttcctttatgaacCAAGAGGGGCAAAAAAATTATGAGCATTAAATCTTTTAACACAAGGGTACATGCCTGTATATGATCACTCTCACTAAAATGTGAAATGCTGCtaaaaatttttacttttgtaGCCATATTTATTCGTGAAAATTGAAAACCACTTACCAGTGATATATCCTCATCGGGATGGATCAACTTACTGGTTGCACTGGTTGTCGTAAGTGTAGCTGGCTTACTTGTTATAGAAGCAGCTGGTTTGGCTGCAGTGCTGTTTGTTGTACTAGTGGTTGAAGCAGTAGACTGAGTATAAGCAGGGAATGTAGGCTTGGGGGGTTCTGGGGTTGTTGCAGGGGTACTATTTAAAGGCTTGAAATCAGTACCAACAGGTCCTTGAACAGCTGCCTGAGCCTGTGAATTACAATACTTAAATCAGCAAAACTCAAATACCCAAATAATTTCATTtaggtaactttaaaaaaaagcacataTAAAATAAGCTTGCCCACAATAAAGCACTCCAGCCTTAAAATTAATTCAAAGCAACTCAAGAACACAACataaaagttcagcaaaacccAATATACTTCGCAAAGATTTCTATCAAAAGGTACTTGACAAAAGCAACCACCAAAACAAAAAGCAATCCAAACTAACAAGACAGCATGTGTAACTTCAATTCCTTCCACCCTCTCACCCCCAAAAAATTTAAGAAGAGTTTACACAAAGCTACTCCTAATCATCAAGTATAGTGTCATATACTGGAATACTGTGATTTGCTGTTTTCACCATTCTAAATTAGTCTTTTAAGCCAGTATTAATCTACGTTGCAGCTCAAAAATGTTAGAAACTGCTAAAAATGTCATGTTTGTGCAAATCCTAATGTTATTAAACACAGTATCAGTAATGACTAATTCATCTGTCCTTTAAAAGCAGCCTATAACAAAGAATACTGAAATGTTCtcattaaatttgttttaaaaacaggCCACAAATCATTGGTCCAGTACAGTAACTAAATTAGGGACAATTAATGTGGATTTTTAGAGATCAGTAATTTTAGCAATTTGTctggaattgaaaaaaaatcaccgAAGCtgagaaaacaaagccaaatatTTCAACTTTAGTACAGAATTCAGAATGCTGAATTCTTGCACATTAAATGTGATGCATTAGATTAAACAGCATAAATCAAAAGAGCTTAATCATGCATCAAGCTAACCATTGACCACTAAGAAGCATTTAATGCTTACATGCTTTTTAACCCTTTAGAGCCACATAAATTTGGGTTATTATTTTTCCAGAGTTTTTAAATTAGCATTCATGAGAGTagtcattgaaaatttttttaggAAACTAGACATTTCTGAACATAAAGGTTTAAAAGGGTCCAAAGGGTTAAGTTGTAaagcctttttttaattttaaaactgcaACTTCCTGCGTACTTGTGCTGTGCTAGGAAACAGAGCTTTAGAAGATGCAGAGAGATTTTCTGAATTGGATGAAGCTGTACTTGAGCTTGTAACAGGTGTCCCCATCTGTAgcacaaaagaaaggaaacagtgaAAAGTCTCCAAACAAATGGGTGAAAATAAGCCATGTGGTAGACTTTTTTTAACCTAAAGATTGaatttttgtaaatgaggaattACCTTCCCTGCAAAATATAATCCAATTCGTTATTTCAAAAGGCAGGCAGGACATGTTCATTTACAACAAACACAATCTAATGGCAATTGCCATATGCctggggggtaggggggagagAAACCCACCCAACCTAGCtataatgttttcctttttatatacTAACATGTGCACTATGAATGTGTATCCCAGATAGTCTGAAGTAAAACAATGACTGAATTAAATACCAAGAATTTATGTTAAACTTCATGCTGTCATTCTGTCTCAAATGCAAACACTTCTctcccagtaaaaaaaaaatactgaagtactagaaaaattaactggaaagTCCAAGTTACATTACTTTTACATATTTTAACACCAATTAAAGTCACATCCAAAATGTTATCAATTATAAAAAAAACTTTGTTCTAAATgtttcatggttttttttaaataaatgagtcTATTAAGTGATTCTGAAtcaaaactgaagaaaaacagGAGGAAATGAATAAAGGTCTAATGTTATTTTCATCAAGTCTGAACACATTTACTATAAATCAACTAGACACCTAAGGTATACGTATTGTCCTCATCTTTAGtcataaaaataaatagtatAGTGCCTCAGAAGACAAACAGGTGTAAACGTCTAACTTGAAAAAAAGATTCAATTTTCTCAGACAACTGTGTCATAAGAATATAAAACGAATTAAATCAGAAGTATAAAAGCCAAGCCCTAAAAACTCCCAAgtgcagcccaaaccagattaaaacgcaattgggaaatacttaacaaacaAAATACACAATAAGATGTAAATATTAActtttggttttctaagtcaatatgcaaccaGAAAGGTCCCACCTCTATTATTTTGAAGACAAAGAATTCATGATCCCAATAGCCTTTCAAAATGTTTCTAGTCCCTTAGTCTTTGGTGAAGCAGAGAGAAATACTCATCCTTCATCCTGGACTCATCCCACTTTCAGTTCACCTGACAGAAGTCTAGCTCTTTCTCATATCCATGCAAAGAAATTAACTTTCAGCTCCAGCTAGAGCCAAGTCAAGAAAGGGTGAAACTATGTACAAGGTCTTGACATATGAAAAAGCAATGTAAAGTTTCTGATAGCTTTCAATCTATTCTGAATAGAGGAAATCATATTTTCTCCACATACACGTATCTTTGCCACTAcctaaataatatattattaaaggaTAAACTGCTATTTAAAAGGCTCCAAAAGAAAAACTAACCTATAATAACCTCAGTAGTACGTATGAGAAATACCAGTCATTTACAATTAAACACAAATATCCAGAATCTAATCAATACCTTACCTGTCCTGCACTAGGAAAAAGTGGCTTAGTAACTGGAGGCTGGGGGGTAGGAACAGCTGCTGCTGGTGCAGGTGGTCTATTAAGAATACCAGGTGCTGTTACAGCCTGTGCTTGAGTCATAGGAGGCATCCCAGGACGAGGAACAGGGGGAGGCatacctataaaatgagtagaAATTTGGTTAGTCTGTTAATttcattagtttaaaaaaaaacccacaattttACAAAACACTGAGGCTAATACATGTAAAGAATGTAATGTTACTAAACCAAAAATTCAGAGGTTGACACAAATTCAACTAATCCGTAACTTGTGGCATCAGGCCCTTATGAAAAAACTTTAATCCTTGcccctttcctatttctgtaCATGCCTAAGAGAGTAACAAGTAGGCATTCTATACAGGAAATATGCAGGGTAGTACACCAAAAGGGAAAGTGTGGAACTTATACCCAGGGTTGACTTTACTAAAAGTCTAAACTTGATACTTGGATTAGTGTTTGTAAAGTACAAGGAAATTATTTCTGAAGTGGAAGACAAATGTGCATATGATTAGGTATTTGCATATCAACGTTTCCAAAGTAAACAAtgatcaagtcatttaaaatataaGCTTGCTTTGTCCCAGTCACTAAAAAACAACAAGTGCCAAAACTCTATTTAAACCATATTTAATGgaaatcttcctaaaatgtatttACACTTCCCTGCCTTAACATATATTTAACCGCATCAGAGATGGTATTCCTGGTCCAAATGGCATCATTCCACCCATCGGTATCATTCTATTAGAAAGCAAATTtcagaataaatgtaaataaaactACAATGACATAAAACAATAGACTATAATGTTCATTTCATAACGATTGGTATCATCATTATGAAGATAAATTCAATTACTGCACTATGATATGGAGCTATCCCAAAGGTCTACTAAGGCCTAAGCAATGTTTATTAGTAGTCCTGTGCTTtaaatcttttactgttttttagttttcttatatTCTCTTTCACTGAAGATGCTATCATTTCTTGCAAGGATTAGCTGACTGCTCCCCAATTTTCTAACCAAGCTAGTCAGAGTTCTATCTAAATAAAAAGCCAAGAGATAGCAGAAAGGGATGACCTATGAGAATCCAAGTGTATTAAATGATTCACTGTAAGGCTTGGCAGCAATTTCAGCTGTTAAAAACCTTTTGCTTACTTCCTGGTTGTCAGTTACAGGAGATAGCTGAGACTGACAGATAAGATGCTAACTTTAACTCCCTGTTTcaaacttcagaaggaaaaaaaaaagtatcatctACCAACATTTCACTGGTCAAATCTAGGAAAATAAAGTTATCCAAATTGAAAAATAAAGCCTACAAAACCCATGTTATATAAGGAAGCATTCCACATTTCCTACCTGGTGGCATACCAGGCATCAGAGGTGGTATTCCTGGTCCAGGTGGCATCATTCCACCCATTGGCATCATtctattggaaaaacaaattttaCAACAAGCATAACTTAAAACACAAGAGTAAACTATGGAAGATATCTTGACTAAGACTTGAAATAATCACGGATTGAAGACTTCAAAAGCCTTCATGAATTAAATCCAATCAAGTTCAAAGTAcacacaacaaaaaataaaaaacaaaaccaccacACCTTTCAACAACCCTCAAAGACTaaaaattctaaaaacaaaacaaaatctggtAAACTTTaccagaaaaagaaggaaagtcaaTCTTCTTGCCTGCCTTTTGCCTCAAGAGAATGCCCTAACAAACTTAAAATCAAATGATTCTTTCTTAAACTTTCGTTTAAAATAAAACATGCTACCACGTATGGTCGCATCTACTCAAAATAGTGAAATGTAATACCTTTGCCTACTATAGAAAATAGCCATAAATGAGTGAAATGGATTAAAGAATTCTCTTTCTGCCCCAGTTTTAAGACTACATATATTTAGACTCTGAGACAAAGTAcgtgttttcttcattttaaggaTTAACAACTAGCCACTTTATTAAAGTCATCAAACAAGATCTATTATTTATCCATAATCTAAAAAGGATGCATCAGCAAGCTCTAAATATACACATTTCAGGAGCACGCTTTCCCAAATAAGAGCTTTCCCAAACtagttaaagaaaaaagataaactcTTCAATTCCCAAATTCTCAAGTCTCAGTTTGTTGTGGACtatgaaaaatacaaattttaaagtttacacTAAGTTTCATACCTAAACACGTACATTAAAATGTGTGATTTGGCTAGTTGATGGCATTTTAAGTATAGACCAAATTTTAGTACAAAAACCCCATTAAGTAGAAGTCATTTGAGACAAACATAGCCTAAAACTTAAAAAACCTACGTTCAATTTACAAGTCTAAATAAaccatttctctctcctgttacTTAGATACCTGCTGTCAACGAGCTTGGGGATTTTCAAGGTTGGTGAGAAAGTTACAAAACTGTTGAAGTCAACTGAATAAATATCATTATacacaaaaaaaatgacatcatgaaTGTACCTCCTGAATTACATTATGAATGAGATGCTTACATGTTTTCACCGCAAAATGACTGGGTGTATTTTCTCTGATGATGCAATCTGTGAAAATGTATGACAAAATCAAAATCTAACTGTGATTTTCAAAATACAGTGGGAGTGTATCGACTACCTGTCATATCCAATAAGATTAAGTAAAATCCCAGGTACCTCATAGTTACTTAAATTTTTGATGCTTcaacaaagtaaataaattacAAAGTTTGCTTTTGTTCCAACTGTGTCCTCAGGAACCGTGGAACTATAATAAACTACCTTAATTACAGTAATGACAACTAAAAGAGATGTCTAACAAAAGCAAACTGAAACTAAAAACGCATTTTCTGTAGAggcaaataatttctaaaatcaTTTGCAGCATTTAGTCTTCTTAGTTCTTAGCTTCATATTTTCACCATTTATAAAGCCCATATACTGAACAAGTGAACAGGAGAAGCAATAGCTCttaattctgaatgaaaacaATTGGGTTGAAAAGGACCAGTGGATTTAGGCACAAACCAACTAAAGCAGTTATAATGATTTTCCTTACCCAGGAGGCATCCCTGGCATAACTGGAGGCATTCCTGGCATCAGAGGTGGAACACCTGGCATTAATGGAGGTAtacctataattttaaaattttcgaAAGAACCAAGTTAGAGTTTAACTGTTGGGAAATATGTAAATACAACAAAACTAAGGCAAAGGAAATGGTCCTAAGACACAACTCTTTGGTTTACTGCTACTTTTTAAGTAACTTAGGTGTTACCTGGAGGCATTCCTGGTGCTCCTGGCACAGGTGGCAACCCTGGCTGTGCCATTGGGGGGATGTAACCTTGCTGGGGTTGAACAGGTTGGGGCTGAAATGAAGTTGAAGCTGTagattcatcatcatcatattcaTCAGAATCATCTTGCTGCTTCTTTTTTTGACTCTCTGCTAATGAAAATTTCATTGTTACAACAATGCAAGAAAAAGCTTATAACATTACCATGTAATTTATTAATTTGACGATTTTTGTTTCATTCCATTTAAATCTTTAAACTACGAACATTTCAATTTCAATCTCCTAACCCAAAATGAGACAGTCTTCATGGACTGCTGAAGAAATCTTCTAGAGATGAAGGTCTCTGAAATGAGCTAGACTGGTCCTCAGATAAGAAACAGACTACGCTATAAACTGTCCTCAAAAGACTTTTCTGATTAGTCGGACCTCATAGAGCTTGCTTGCACCATAATGACCTAGTTTTAAAATATCTCCATAACAAAATACATATAACATTAGTTTCAATGAACTGTGACCTCACTGATGGTATGATCTATGATGACGTGGACTATACTGACTCCACTGATACAGTTATAACAATGTATCTCCTCCTGTGTGTTGTCCACATCTTTCCTCTAGAACTGACAAAGAATGGATATTTATGTAGAAAGTGTGCTGTCCATCAGTTAGTGAAAAAGCTCAGTATGTGACCTAGTCACCTCCTCTTTATGAGTCATACATTTCTGTATGTTTTATATGCTACTGTTCCTATGCAATTATTGATTAGCAATGTCACAGCCTACACACCACCATAAACCACTGTCCAATGGATAACTAAAAACTATGATTCTTTGGAGACCATATCATTCCCAACAACCATAATAGCATCAACAAATACCAATGTTAAGATGGGTCTTTGTCTTAGGAAGAAGCTTGGGATGGAGGATGGCcattaaaaaaagtattatttaatttcccaaaggcaatctaaCCAGAGAAAGAAGCTGATCATCTCTTAAGTATCTCAACTTCACAACATCCAAAAGAGGACTATCAACTTCCCCTTAACCCACCCCTCCTTTCACAATTATCCAGCAATGtaaatgattttctttgtaacCATCACCAAAGAATACTTAACATCTATTTCTACATGTCCAAGACAGTTTCTAAGTGAAGGAACAAATAGGGAATTACTTCCTAAGatattttgagaaagaaaagcaCAAACTTTAAATTCACCTTGAGTTTTTTGTTCAAGAAGTCTTCTCCGTTCATCCATATCTTTTTCTGGAATGCCTTCCATACCATAGATTTCCAATTCAATATCTGTTCTCCCAGGTATGGCATTTGGTACAGCATCTATTGTTTCTTTATGCACCTACCACAACAATTTATGTTCATTTCAGTAAGAGAAACACTAAATTTGACTTGTCAATTTTTTCAAGAGTTCCTCTTAAATGAATTACATGCTAAGTTCAATAGCATTTGTAAAGAACCATCACATTACTAAAGTGTAAAAATTGGAGGCAGAGGAGTCAAGTATGAAATATTAAAGCttaaattacaaaacacttt
The DNA window shown above is from Notamacropus eugenii isolate mMacEug1 chromosome 2, mMacEug1.pri_v2, whole genome shotgun sequence and carries:
- the ZNF207 gene encoding BUB3-interacting and GLEBS motif-containing protein ZNF207 isoform X8 is translated as MGRKKKKQLKPWCWYCNRDFDDEKILIQHQKAKHFKCHICHKKLYTGPGLAIHCMQVHKETIDAVPNAIPGRTDIELEIYGMEGIPEKDMDERRRLLEQKTQESQKKKQQDDSDEYDDDESTASTSFQPQPVQPQQGYIPPMAQPGLPPVPGAPGMPPGIPPLMPGVPPLMPGMPPVMPGMPPGMMPMGGMMPPGPGIPPLMPGMPPGMPPPVPRPGMPPMTQAQAVTAPGILNRPPAPAAAVPTPQPPVTKPLFPSAGQAQAAVQGPVGTDFKPLNSTPATTPEPPKPTFPAYTQSTASTTSTTNSTAAKPAASITSKPATLTTTSATSKLIHPDEDISLEERRAQLPKYQRNLPRPGQAPMGNPPVGPIGGMMPPQPGIPPQQQGMRPPLPPHGQYGGHHQGMPGYLPGAMPPYGQGPPMVPPYQGGPPRPPMGMRPPVMSQGGRY
- the ZNF207 gene encoding BUB3-interacting and GLEBS motif-containing protein ZNF207 isoform X4 → MGRKKKKQLKPWCWYCNRDFDDEKILIQHQKAKHFKCHICHKKLYTGPGLAIHCMQVHKETIDAVPNAIPGRTDIELEIYGMEGIPEKDMDERRRLLEQKTQESQKKKQQDDSDEYDDDESTASTSFQPQPVQPQQGYIPPMAQPGLPPVPGAPGMPPGIPPLMPGVPPLMPGMPPVMPGMPPGMMPMGGMMPPGPGIPPLMPGMPPGMPPPVPRPGMPPMTQAQAVTAPGILNRPPAPAAAVPTPQPPVTKPLFPSAGQMGTPVTSSSTASSNSENLSASSKALFPSTAQAQAAVQGPVGTDFKPLNSTPATTPEPPKPTFPAYTQSTASTTSTTNSTAAKPAASITSKPATLTTTSATSKLIHPDEDISLEERRAQLPKYQRNLPRPGQAPMGNPPVGPIGGMMPPQPGIPPQQQGMRPPLPPHGQYGGHHQGMPGYLPGAMPPYGQGPPMVPPYQGGPPRPPMGMRPPVMSQGGRY